The nucleotide window TGAGCTGGCTCTATGCCAGTGTTATGGCGGTGCGCAACTGGCTGTACGATACGGGGCTGAAAGTCAGTAGCTCCTTTCCGGTTCCCCTCATTGTAGTGGGCAACCTGCGAGTGGGCGGCACCGGCAAAACCCCGCACGTTGCCTGGGTGGTGCGCGAGCTGCAGCAGTTAGGTGAGCAGCCGGCCATCCTGAGCCGGGGCTACGGCCGCCAGACCCGGGGCTACCGCCGCGTAACGCCGCAGGAAACCGCCACCACTGTGGGCGACGAGCCCCTGCAGCACTGGCAGGATTTTGCGGGTGCCGTGCCCGTAGCCGTGGCCGAAGACCGCCGCTTGGGTATCCGGCACCTGCTGGCCGAAACCACTGCCACGGCCGTGGTACTCGATGATGCCTACCAGCACCGCCGCGTGCAGCCTACGCTGTCTTTCCTGCTCACGGAGCATCAGCGGCCTTTCTACGAGGATTGGGTGCTGCCCGCCGGGCGCCTGCGCGAAAGCCGGGGCGGGGCCCGCCGCGCCGATGTCATCATCGTAACGAAGTGCCCCGCCGAGCTACCCGCCGCCGAGCAGGTGAAAATCCGGCAACGTATCGGGCGCTACAGCCGGCCGGGCGCGCCGGTGCTGTTTTCCAGCTATACTTACGGGGCACCCGTGGCGGTAGGCGCCGCCGCGCTGGCCAGCCCGGCCGGCGTGCTGCTCACGGGCATTGCCCAGCCCGGGCCGCTACGCGAGTACCTCACGCACGCCGGCTATGCACTGGCCCACCACGCCGCCTTTGCCGACCACCACGCCTTCACGGCGGCCGAAATTCGGGCGGTAGTGGCTCAACTCCCGCCCGGAGGCAGCATCTTTACCACGCAAAAGGACGCCATGCGCCTGCGCGAGCCGGCCCTGCAAGCCGCGCTGGCGGGCGTACCGGTGTTTTTTATTCCCATTGAAGTCCGGCTGCTGGGGGATGGTGCCCGTCAGCTCCGGCAGTTTCTGATGTCTTCCTTTCAGCCCCACGCTGTTGTCTGATTTATTTGCTTTGTGTTTGCAGTGGCGAAAAAGTGGCCTCGCCGCCAGATTTCGCGCCGCGCTGCTGGCGGGTTTGCTGGCGTTGCTGCTGGCGGCTCCGGCCCGCGCCCAGATTATTGACGACTCGACCAAGGTGCTCTACGGGCCGCTGACCACGCGCATCGTGCGGGAGCGGGACGTGTTGCGCGACCAAACCGAGGGCACCACGCTCGATACCACCCTCAATACCTTCCACAACCAGCGCTACTGGTTGCCCGACTCGTCGTTTTACCAGGACCTGGGCAACCTGGGTACGGCCTCGCGCCGCCTGCTCTGGCAGATGCCCAATCAGCTGGGCGCCCGCCTGGGCCGCAACGCCTTCGACCGGTATGCGCCCAACCCGGCTACCATACCGTACTACGATACCCGCTCGCCATTCACCTACTTCCGCTACCAGCAGAGCTCCGTGGGCGAGCAGATATTTGAGCTGACTCACAGCCGCAGCTTCAAGAAGCTGGCCAACGTGGGCATCACCTACAACCGCGTGGCCAGCAACAAAGTCCTGGGCTCTATTCCCCGGAACCAGATGGTGCGCCACTCCACCATTACGCTGTTTGGCCGCTACCAGACCGAGGACGAGCGGTATCACCTGCTGGCCAACTACCTTATCACCCGGCACGAGGCGGTGGAGCAGGGCGGCATCCGGCCCCAGGCGGGCGATACGGCTCTGCGCCAGCTGTTCGACTACCGCTTGGAGGAAGTGTGGCTTTCCCAGGCTGTGAACCGCGACAACCGCGACGATGCCCACCTCACCCAAACCTACCGCTTGCTGAGTAGGGGCCTCACCGCCTACCATACCCTGGACTTCAACCGCCAGCAGAACCGCTACAACGACGACGCCATTCCCTACGATGCGGAGGGGCGCATCCGCTATTATTCGCCCGCCACGGCCCGGCGCCAGACCCGCTACGACTCGCTCAAGACCGAAGACCGCGCCAACTACCGCCAGCTCGACAACACCGTGGGCGTGCTCGGCCACACCGATGCCGTGGACTACCGCCTCTACGGCCGCTACCGAAATGCCCGCCTCGAAACCCGCTCTTTGCTGGCCAACGGAACTACGCCTACGACCTCGGAGCGTACCTTCAATCAAGTGTTTCTGGGCGGCACGGCCGCGTTCCGCTACCAGCAGTTTGCCATTGAAACCGCCGGCGAGTACAAGCTCGCGGATGAATATTGGCTGCGGGCCTCCGCCCGACTGGGGCCGCTGACGGCCGAAATAGCCAGCACCTCGTACTCACCCACCCTCACCCAGCAGCAGTTCGATGGCAACCACTTTCAGTGGAAGCATCTTGACAAGACGGAATTTAACAACACCAAAGTAAACCAGCTGCTGGTGCGGGCCGAGCGCACGTTTGGACCGCAGCGCATTATGGTTGAAGGCGCCGTGGTGAATATTACCAGCTTGGTGTACTACAACGAGCAGGCTGTACCAGCGCAGCTGAAGGAAGACCGCCGCCTTTTCATTGGCCACCTGCGCCACCGCCTGGTGCTGGGCAAGCTCCGCGCCGACCACGACCTGACCCTGACCGGGGGAGGCAATGGGGACGGCCTGCGGATTCCGGCCATTGTGCTCAATAGTCGCGTGGCCTACCAGGGCTACCTGTTCAAGAAGGCACTGTTCGGGCAGATCGGGCTGGAAACCTACTTTCAGTCGCGCTGGCGGCCCTACGACTACAGCCCCAGCACCCAGCAGTTTTTCGTGCAGAACAGCTTCACGGCCCGTAGCTACCCGGTGATGGATGTGTTTGTAAGCGGTGACATCAAGGCCGTCACATTCTTCCTGAAGCTGGCTTACCTCAACCAGGGCTTGTACCGTAACGGCTACTTCACGACGCCCTACTACACTGGCAACCCGCGCAGCTTCCAGTTTGGCGTCCGCTGGAATTTCTTTGATTAACCACCTAGCTGAT belongs to Hymenobacter sp. J193 and includes:
- the lpxK gene encoding tetraacyldisaccharide 4'-kinase — protein: MNSFVTLLLLPLSWLYASVMAVRNWLYDTGLKVSSSFPVPLIVVGNLRVGGTGKTPHVAWVVRELQQLGEQPAILSRGYGRQTRGYRRVTPQETATTVGDEPLQHWQDFAGAVPVAVAEDRRLGIRHLLAETTATAVVLDDAYQHRRVQPTLSFLLTEHQRPFYEDWVLPAGRLRESRGGARRADVIIVTKCPAELPAAEQVKIRQRIGRYSRPGAPVLFSSYTYGAPVAVGAAALASPAGVLLTGIAQPGPLREYLTHAGYALAHHAAFADHHAFTAAEIRAVVAQLPPGGSIFTTQKDAMRLREPALQAALAGVPVFFIPIEVRLLGDGARQLRQFLMSSFQPHAVV
- a CDS encoding putative porin, encoding MSDLFALCLQWRKSGLAARFRAALLAGLLALLLAAPARAQIIDDSTKVLYGPLTTRIVRERDVLRDQTEGTTLDTTLNTFHNQRYWLPDSSFYQDLGNLGTASRRLLWQMPNQLGARLGRNAFDRYAPNPATIPYYDTRSPFTYFRYQQSSVGEQIFELTHSRSFKKLANVGITYNRVASNKVLGSIPRNQMVRHSTITLFGRYQTEDERYHLLANYLITRHEAVEQGGIRPQAGDTALRQLFDYRLEEVWLSQAVNRDNRDDAHLTQTYRLLSRGLTAYHTLDFNRQQNRYNDDAIPYDAEGRIRYYSPATARRQTRYDSLKTEDRANYRQLDNTVGVLGHTDAVDYRLYGRYRNARLETRSLLANGTTPTTSERTFNQVFLGGTAAFRYQQFAIETAGEYKLADEYWLRASARLGPLTAEIASTSYSPTLTQQQFDGNHFQWKHLDKTEFNNTKVNQLLVRAERTFGPQRIMVEGAVVNITSLVYYNEQAVPAQLKEDRRLFIGHLRHRLVLGKLRADHDLTLTGGGNGDGLRIPAIVLNSRVAYQGYLFKKALFGQIGLETYFQSRWRPYDYSPSTQQFFVQNSFTARSYPVMDVFVSGDIKAVTFFLKLAYLNQGLYRNGYFTTPYYTGNPRSFQFGVRWNFFD